In a genomic window of Polycladomyces abyssicola:
- the infA gene encoding translation initiation factor IF-1, translated as MAKEDVIEVEGTVIEPLPNAMFRVELENGHKVLAHVSGKIRMHFIRILPGDKVTVQLSPYDLTRGRITYRYK; from the coding sequence ATGGCCAAAGAAGATGTGATCGAGGTGGAAGGAACCGTTATCGAGCCGTTGCCCAATGCGATGTTTCGAGTGGAACTGGAGAACGGACACAAAGTGCTCGCGCATGTTTCCGGCAAAATTCGCATGCATTTCATCCGAATCTTGCCCGGTGACAAGGTGACGGTCCAGCTCTCCCCGTACGACTTAACCCGCGGCCGCATCACGTACCGGTACAAGTAA
- the map gene encoding type I methionyl aminopeptidase codes for MIILKSAKELERMRKAGRIVYLTHQAIREAIRPGITTRELDRIAEQVIRKHGATPSFKGYNGFPGSVCTSVNDELVHGIPGDRVLQEGDIISVDIGACYQGYHGDSAWTYPVGKVSETAARLLKVTEESLYKGLEQAKPGARIGDIAHAIQSHVEQAGFSIVREYVGHGIGQNLHEEPSVPNFGTPGRGPRLKPGMTLAVEPMVNAGSRFVRTLADNWTVVTQDGSLCAHFEHTIAITEDGHEILTTVENG; via the coding sequence ATGATTATCCTGAAGTCGGCGAAGGAACTGGAACGCATGCGGAAGGCCGGGCGGATTGTGTACCTCACCCATCAGGCGATCAGGGAAGCGATTCGTCCTGGAATCACCACTCGGGAACTGGATCGGATAGCCGAACAGGTGATTCGCAAGCACGGTGCCACTCCTTCGTTTAAAGGGTACAACGGATTCCCCGGGAGTGTCTGCACCTCGGTCAACGATGAGCTTGTGCACGGGATTCCGGGAGACCGTGTGCTCCAAGAGGGAGACATCATCAGTGTGGACATCGGTGCTTGTTACCAAGGATACCATGGCGATTCGGCTTGGACATACCCGGTTGGCAAGGTTTCCGAAACAGCAGCCCGTCTTCTGAAAGTGACGGAGGAATCCCTATACAAGGGATTGGAGCAGGCCAAGCCCGGGGCACGGATTGGCGACATCGCGCACGCGATCCAGTCGCATGTCGAGCAAGCGGGGTTTTCAATCGTCCGGGAATACGTGGGGCATGGCATCGGTCAAAACCTGCATGAGGAACCGAGTGTTCCTAACTTCGGGACGCCGGGGCGTGGCCCTCGGTTAAAACCGGGTATGACCTTGGCCGTTGAACCGATGGTCAACGCCGGGAGCCGTTTTGTACGTACCCTGGCGGACAATTGGACGGTTGTGACACAGGATGGTTCCTTATGTGCCCATTTTGAACACACCATCGCGATCACGGAAGACGGCCATGAAATATTGACCACAGTGGAAAACGGGTGA
- the rpmJ gene encoding 50S ribosomal protein L36 → MKVRPSVKPICEKCKVIRRKGTVMVICENPKHKQKQG, encoded by the coding sequence ATGAAAGTGAGACCTTCGGTAAAACCGATTTGCGAAAAATGCAAAGTGATTCGTCGCAAAGGTACCGTAATGGTGATTTGCGAAAACCCGAAGCACAAGCAAAAACAAGGATAA
- a CDS encoding adenylate kinase: MNMVLMGLPGAGKGTQAERIVAAFSVPHISTGDMFRQAVKEGTPLGLEAKSYMDQGQLVPDRVTIGIVRDRLGKDDCAEGFLLDGFPRTVPQAEALDELLKEMGRRLDHVIYIRVGEEELIKRLTGRRICRDCGATYHVVFAPPRQEGVCDRCGGELYQRDDDREETVAKRLQVNLEQTNHLLKYYESTGILRPIDGEQPIEQVTASIMTTIRGSNA; this comes from the coding sequence TTGAATATGGTCCTGATGGGACTGCCCGGAGCCGGTAAAGGCACGCAGGCTGAACGGATCGTCGCAGCATTCTCCGTCCCGCACATCTCGACAGGTGATATGTTTCGGCAAGCGGTAAAAGAGGGTACGCCGCTCGGTTTGGAAGCCAAGTCCTATATGGATCAAGGACAACTGGTACCGGACCGAGTGACGATCGGTATTGTCAGGGACCGCTTGGGCAAAGATGATTGTGCGGAAGGCTTTTTGTTGGACGGATTTCCTCGAACGGTCCCGCAGGCGGAAGCGTTGGATGAATTGTTGAAGGAAATGGGACGCCGATTGGATCATGTGATCTATATTCGCGTCGGCGAAGAGGAATTAATCAAAAGGCTCACCGGCCGTCGCATTTGCCGCGATTGCGGTGCCACCTATCACGTGGTGTTTGCACCACCGCGTCAGGAAGGTGTGTGTGACCGCTGTGGCGGGGAATTGTATCAAAGAGATGATGATCGCGAGGAAACCGTGGCCAAAAGGCTCCAAGTCAACTTGGAACAAACGAATCACCTGTTGAAGTACTATGAGTCCACGGGGATTCTGCGTCCGATTGACGGCGAACAACCGATCGAACAAGTGACAGCTTCCATTATGACGACAATTAGAGGGTCGAACGCATGA
- a CDS encoding KOW domain-containing RNA-binding protein: MTDAESRPRLGQIVRVLRGREAGTYAIIVGVEEPRFVLLADGDKRKFDRPKKKNIRHIQPTHYIAQEVADALAETGRVTNAKLRYALNQYLLHHGEEQKGE, encoded by the coding sequence GTGACTGATGCCGAAAGTCGACCACGTCTTGGCCAGATCGTCCGCGTGCTTCGCGGTCGGGAGGCGGGGACGTATGCGATCATCGTCGGAGTGGAAGAACCGCGTTTTGTCTTGTTGGCAGACGGAGACAAAAGGAAATTCGACCGCCCGAAGAAAAAGAATATCAGGCATATCCAGCCAACTCATTATATCGCCCAGGAAGTAGCGGATGCGTTGGCTGAGACCGGTCGCGTCACGAACGCGAAGTTACGGTACGCCCTGAACCAATACCTGCTTCACCACGGTGAGGAGCAGAAAGGAGAGTGA
- the rpsK gene encoding 30S ribosomal protein S11: protein MAKRKTTTQRVKRRVRKNIESGVAHIRSTFNNTIITITDPRGNAVAWASAGTMGFKGSRKSTPFAAQMAAESAAKQAMEQGMRTVEVLVKGPGAGREAAIRSLQAAGLEVSLIKDVTPIPHNGCRPPKRRRV from the coding sequence ATGGCCAAGCGGAAAACCACCACTCAGCGCGTGAAGCGTCGTGTGCGTAAGAACATTGAATCCGGTGTGGCGCACATCCGTTCGACGTTCAACAACACTATCATCACCATCACCGATCCGCGCGGCAACGCAGTGGCTTGGGCGAGCGCCGGCACGATGGGCTTCAAGGGCTCGCGCAAAAGCACTCCGTTCGCGGCGCAAATGGCTGCCGAATCTGCAGCAAAACAAGCGATGGAACAAGGGATGCGTACAGTGGAAGTGTTGGTGAAAGGCCCGGGTGCGGGGCGTGAAGCGGCGATCCGTTCCTTGCAGGCGGCCGGATTGGAAGTCAGCTTGATCAAAGACGTGACGCCGATTCCGCATAACGGATGCCGTCCGCCGAAACGTCGTCGTGTCTGA
- a CDS encoding DNA-directed RNA polymerase subunit alpha, whose product MIEIEKPKIEAVEMSEDNRYGKFVVEPLERGYGTTLGNSLRRILLSSLPGAAVTSIQIDGVLHEFSTIPGVVEDTTEIILNLKKLALKIHSDEEKVLEIDVEGGGEVKAGDIRADSDVEVLNPDLHIATLADDGHLRIRMTANRGRGYVPAERNKKEDQPIGVIPIDSIYTPIERVNYKVENTRVGQVTNYDKLTLEVWTNGSLRPDEAVSLGAKILTEHLMLFVGLTDEAKEAEIMVEKEEDKKEKVMEMTIEELDLSVRSYNCLKRAGINTVQELTQKTEEDMMKVRNLGRKSLEEVQEKLAELGLSLRKEE is encoded by the coding sequence ATGATTGAAATCGAAAAACCGAAAATCGAAGCCGTGGAAATGAGTGAAGATAACCGGTACGGCAAGTTTGTGGTGGAGCCCCTTGAACGGGGGTACGGCACCACGCTGGGTAACTCCCTCCGCCGCATTTTGCTGTCCTCCCTTCCGGGTGCGGCAGTCACCTCCATCCAGATCGACGGAGTCTTGCATGAGTTCTCCACCATTCCGGGTGTTGTCGAAGATACTACGGAGATCATTTTGAACCTGAAAAAGCTAGCATTGAAGATCCATTCGGACGAAGAAAAAGTGCTGGAGATCGATGTGGAAGGCGGCGGAGAAGTCAAAGCGGGCGACATTCGAGCTGACAGCGATGTCGAGGTGTTGAACCCGGATTTGCACATCGCCACTCTGGCCGATGACGGCCATTTGCGAATCCGGATGACTGCCAACCGCGGACGTGGATATGTTCCGGCCGAACGGAACAAAAAAGAAGATCAACCGATCGGTGTGATTCCGATCGATTCGATTTACACCCCGATCGAGCGGGTGAACTACAAAGTTGAGAATACGCGCGTGGGTCAAGTGACCAACTACGACAAGCTGACGCTGGAAGTGTGGACCAACGGCAGCTTGCGTCCGGATGAAGCGGTCAGCTTGGGCGCCAAGATTCTTACCGAACACCTGATGTTGTTTGTCGGCCTGACGGATGAAGCCAAAGAAGCCGAGATCATGGTAGAGAAAGAAGAAGATAAAAAAGAAAAAGTCATGGAAATGACCATCGAGGAGCTGGATCTGTCCGTCCGGTCTTACAACTGCCTGAAGCGGGCCGGCATCAACACTGTGCAAGAGCTGACGCAAAAAACGGAAGAAGATATGATGAAAGTCCGGAACCTGGGGCGGAAGTCCCTGGAGGAAGTGCAGGAGAAATTGGCCGAACTGGGTCTCTCCTTGCGCAAAGAAGAGTAA
- the rpsM gene encoding 30S ribosomal protein S13: protein MARIAGVDLPREKRIEIALTYIYGIGRSTAKKILAETGINPDTRTRDLTEDEVSKLRSYIDKNLVVEGDLRREVALNIKRLIEIGSYRGIRHRRGLPVRGQRTKTNARTRKGPRRTVANKKK from the coding sequence ATGGCACGGATTGCAGGGGTAGACCTGCCGCGCGAGAAACGGATCGAAATCGCCCTGACCTATATCTACGGCATTGGCCGCTCTACGGCGAAAAAAATTCTGGCGGAAACCGGCATCAACCCGGACACCCGCACGCGTGACCTCACCGAAGACGAAGTGTCCAAACTGCGGAGCTACATCGACAAAAACCTGGTCGTTGAGGGGGACCTCCGCCGCGAAGTCGCGCTCAACATCAAACGCTTGATCGAGATCGGTAGTTATCGTGGAATCCGTCACCGCCGCGGATTGCCGGTGCGCGGACAACGGACGAAAACCAACGCCCGGACTCGGAAAGGTCCGCGCCGGACGGTTGCGAACAAGAAGAAATAA
- a CDS encoding energy-coupling factor transporter ATPase, translated as MRPFIEVGDVSFWYETDPPPKDQWVLKEVQLTVARGEYVAIMGPNGSGKSTLARLMNGLLLPKEGKVRIGGYNTDDETHLWQVRQRVGMVFQNPDNQLVATTVRDEIAFGMENLGVPREEMVRRIPEVLAQVGLEGMEEWPPHLLSGGQKQRLAIAAVLAMRPEAIVLDEATSMLDPAGRQAVLDILHRMHREGMTIIHITHSAKEAAHAERLLIMADGEVKMDGTPEEVFQDVDRLSVWRLEVPLMAELHHRLTRSGFDLPVSWTETEKWVEAVCRLISGESVSLMDKEHSRKNKP; from the coding sequence ATGCGGCCCTTTATCGAGGTGGGAGATGTAAGTTTCTGGTATGAAACGGACCCGCCGCCGAAAGACCAGTGGGTATTGAAAGAGGTGCAACTTACCGTTGCCAGAGGAGAATACGTGGCAATCATGGGCCCCAACGGGTCAGGCAAATCGACCCTGGCTCGACTGATGAACGGCTTGCTTCTGCCCAAGGAAGGCAAAGTACGGATCGGCGGGTACAACACCGATGACGAAACCCATCTTTGGCAAGTACGGCAGAGAGTGGGCATGGTCTTTCAAAACCCGGACAACCAGTTGGTGGCCACCACTGTGCGGGACGAGATCGCCTTCGGGATGGAAAACCTCGGCGTTCCGCGTGAGGAGATGGTGCGCCGTATACCCGAAGTGTTGGCGCAAGTGGGTTTGGAAGGCATGGAGGAGTGGCCACCCCACCTTTTGTCCGGGGGACAAAAGCAGCGTCTCGCCATCGCTGCCGTACTGGCGATGCGACCAGAGGCGATTGTGTTGGACGAAGCGACGTCGATGCTGGACCCCGCAGGGCGGCAGGCTGTGTTGGATATTCTGCATCGGATGCATCGAGAAGGGATGACCATCATCCACATTACGCACTCGGCAAAAGAGGCGGCACACGCCGAACGTTTGCTGATCATGGCGGACGGGGAAGTGAAGATGGATGGAACACCCGAGGAAGTGTTCCAGGATGTCGACCGGTTGTCAGTGTGGAGGCTCGAAGTCCCGTTGATGGCGGAATTGCACCACCGGTTGACCCGGTCCGGGTTTGATTTGCCCGTATCGTGGACGGAGACGGAGAAATGGGTGGAAGCGGTATGCAGATTGATCTCAGGGGAGTCAGTTTCACTTATGGACAAGGAACACAGCAGGAAAAACAAGCCTTGA
- the rplQ gene encoding 50S ribosomal protein L17, producing MAYAKLGRNSAARKALFRDLVTDLIINERIETSEAKAKEVRSIVEKMITLAKRGDLHARRQAAAFVRKHRSHTVKDGAEVTHEKVDAVKKLFDEIAPRYAERQGGYTRIIKIGPRRGDAAPMVYLELVK from the coding sequence ATGGCATACGCGAAATTGGGTCGTAATTCCGCGGCACGCAAAGCGTTGTTCCGCGACCTCGTCACCGACCTGATCATCAATGAACGGATTGAAACCAGCGAAGCGAAAGCCAAAGAAGTGCGTTCCATCGTCGAAAAAATGATCACCTTGGCCAAACGCGGCGACTTGCACGCCCGTCGTCAAGCGGCGGCTTTCGTTCGCAAGCATCGTTCCCACACGGTAAAAGACGGGGCGGAAGTGACGCACGAAAAAGTGGACGCGGTGAAAAAGCTCTTTGACGAAATCGCGCCCCGCTACGCGGAACGACAAGGGGGATACACCCGTATTATCAAGATCGGACCGCGCCGCGGCGACGCCGCTCCGATGGTCTATCTGGAACTCGTCAAGTAA
- a CDS encoding energy-coupling factor transporter ATPase: protein MKQLDLHVPAGALAAVIGPTGSGKSTLVQLIGGLLRPEEGIIRVGETEVNERSSSLSPLRRHVGIVFQYPEHQLFADTVEHDIAYGPRNRGVPEEEVRNRVKQAMHWVGLPESLSDRSPFQLSGGQMRRVAIAGVLAMLPQVLILDEPTAGLDPAGREALLQRIDRLRRERRMTVLLVSHSMEEVARYAERIFVLHQGRCVLQGSPAEVFADEGRLKGWGLDIPEITALIHRLNRKLDPPLPLDCFTVEALARLLANRRGEGASHEPVR from the coding sequence TTGAAGCAACTGGATCTCCATGTGCCGGCCGGAGCGCTGGCTGCAGTGATCGGGCCGACGGGATCGGGAAAGTCCACATTGGTACAGTTGATCGGCGGGTTGCTCCGACCGGAGGAGGGCATCATCCGTGTCGGTGAGACGGAAGTGAACGAACGGAGTTCCTCTCTCTCTCCGTTGCGCCGTCATGTGGGCATTGTCTTTCAATATCCCGAGCATCAGTTGTTTGCGGATACGGTGGAACATGACATCGCCTACGGTCCCCGCAACCGGGGCGTTCCGGAAGAAGAAGTTCGCAACCGGGTAAAACAGGCGATGCATTGGGTGGGACTGCCCGAATCATTGTCGGATCGTTCTCCGTTTCAACTGAGCGGTGGACAGATGCGGCGGGTCGCCATTGCCGGTGTATTGGCCATGCTCCCGCAAGTCCTGATATTGGATGAGCCGACGGCGGGCCTCGATCCGGCAGGGAGAGAGGCTTTGTTGCAACGGATTGACCGATTGCGCCGCGAGCGGCGGATGACCGTTCTGCTGGTCTCTCACAGCATGGAAGAGGTGGCCCGTTATGCAGAACGAATTTTTGTATTGCACCAGGGCAGATGCGTGTTGCAAGGGTCGCCTGCCGAGGTTTTTGCCGACGAAGGCCGATTGAAGGGATGGGGGTTGGACATTCCCGAGATCACCGCATTGATTCACCGATTGAATCGCAAACTGGACCCGCCGCTTCCCCTGGATTGTTTCACGGTAGAGGCGTTGGCGCGGTTACTGGCGAACCGGCGCGGGGAGGGAGCATCCCATGAACCCGTTCGGTAA